From the Haliaeetus albicilla chromosome 19, bHalAlb1.1, whole genome shotgun sequence genome, the window CCAGCCGTCCTCCCTCCCAAGTTCCTAACCACAGTAAAAATAACTACAGAAAAGAGTATGGCTCTAATAGGAAAGTGAGATGTGATAACAAGTAACACAGAATTTGGCCCAcacaagggaagaggaaggaatcACCTGTGTTTGTGAAATAGAGAGAGATATTGATGCACATATAATTTAGAGAATAATTTtctatctatttatttaaaataagtgaTTTGTGCCACCATATTCCCTATAAATGAAGTGCACAGTACCTTCCTCTTTCagcctcctttcttcttcttctttctgtaATCTCAGTTGTTCAGCTTTGCTAACTTTCTTTTTGCCACTGGACTTAATGTTtgcaataaattaaaagaaaataaatgtcaatattattttaatacattttggGAGGTATTTGCTCTCTATAACTTTGCCCTTCTAATGCAATCCCTGAATTAAGATTTTAGGCTCCCTACACAGTCAATGAAGCCTCCAGAACATCAATACACATCCTGGACtcaattttcttctcattctcaTGATGCAATATATGCTTTTACAATTAATATATTATTCTATGCTAGACATTCCTGAACACAGCCACAAtattaaaatctctttttttaatgtagaaattGAATAACAGGTAGATTTGCTAAAAAAGTAGAAGTTACAACTTCAAATGTTTCAGGAAACACTGGGAGGCATATTTTAGGCAAGTCTGGTGTTTCGAAGCATCTAATTCACAAGACTACTAACAAAGAGTTCTCTTTTCCGTCATAAAATCCTAACTGCAACtcaagacagttaactatattttaaatttggggTTCTCAGAAATTATCTTCCTTTGTCAATCCTTTGTGGTCTAGGtatacactttaaaaaagtaaaagacaAGGCAATTAACACGCAAAATCTACTGTCGTGTAACAGATTAACCAAAATAGAACACTTATTTTTGTCCTGCAATTCATAGATTCCTCACTGATGATACACATTAAAATTTGATAATTGGATCTGTGCACATGAGGCCATGTTGTCTTCAAGAGCCTTGAACAGCTAGGATTTGGAAAGCATAATTCTCTTTGGATTTGAAGATGTTTGCTAATAACCCctcacttttttcctcaccaGCAAAAAGGAAGATTCTTGgatgggtttttattttttattatcattttgtttgggttttgtgttcttttgttttttgtgttGACATAGCCTTGGGATGCTCAATCAAACGTGCAGGATCAGCACTGTCACTACAAAACAGCACTTCAAATAGacacacagaaggaaaatactgaTTTCCTGTTAATGCAGTAGCAAACGCAGCCTAAGGTTGCAGTCCTCACCAAGCACATAGTTACTAAGGACTAAATTATCTTTACTCAGTTTTATTCAGTGTTTACACAGGTAACACTGCCATTGTATTGCACGTATAATGCACTTGCAGTTAATGTGCCTTGACTCCACCTCGGGTTGATGGAATGATACCAGGGAGGAATACTGTTCCTGAAGGCACATGCTGCAAAGACAACACCTGaatacaataaattaaaaaaaaaaaaaagggggggggggagggaaggggagaaagatGGGCCAGGAAGTAAATCGAAACAAGTTCGTGGAGCTTGTCAAAACAAGGAGGCTGATTTTGTACTGAACTGCAAAATTAATTCACAGCCAACATTATTGCTCATGATTGAGACAGATAAGGCTATTTTTTTTGTacacatgagaaaacaaaccATGATATTCTGCATAGGCTCCAGCATGCGTAGAAAACAAAAGAGTGACAGCAGCCTAAACTAAGGTTGAAAGCGAAGGTATGGATGGATGAATGACAAAAGACgtcaaggaaaacaaattacttgCATTTGGTGGTAAACAATGGTATTCTGCCACTGACACACAAATGAAAGACAATTAAAtcaaatgtttacttttttaaaacatagaAAATAGGGAATGTAAATGGTTTAGAGCACAAGGCAATGCGAAAAGAGGAGATACATCCTCTACCTAGGCATCTAACCTGGGTGTTGCACATCAGAGTGCTGAACCCCAAGTCCCCGTGCCACCACTGGTGAGAGACAAGGGCTTGCAAGGATTCAGTCAGGTAAGGTAAAACGACTAAAACGGTACAAGTTTCATCCACAGTGTCAGCAAGAGAATATAATCGGACAGTATCACAATGTAAATAAGCACTAAGGATAAAAGGTATCTGTTAGGAAGCCAATCCTCCTCTTCCGCAGAGAAATGGGTACAGAATGGTACCAAACCAGCACACTAGCATAGTGCCCATCTTGCAGAGGTGTAAAGAAGGCAATAAAGAAAGAGGTCCAACAAAGCTGACAGAGAGAGATGACAAAAGAGGACTTAAGTCCAGACAGCTGCAAAAGAACACGATGGTATTATGAAGTCTTCCCATCCACTCCACCCAAGTATTCCTAATAATTTGGTAAATATTGTTACAAGTAATCCAATTGATAGGGAACGTAGTAGAAATCATCAAGGAGAACCTTTgtcattcatcacacaaaaAGTGTGTTACAAATACCGTTATTTCACATTTTGATTCTGACTAGTGTATTTTCAGATATAACAAACTACTTTGAAAGCTATTGACTTTATACTACTTTGCAtgataataaatatataaataaatataacttTTAATACAAAGGTTATCATGAAGCTTGAACAAAAACAATGGTGAAAGTTCAGTGCCAACAAGAAACGTACACCCACCAGAGTTAGCGTGCATGTTATGACATTTGTTAccaaaacatttatttgcaaCATTCTCCTAGAACAGTCAGTAAAAACCATAATTCTACTCATTAATATTTCAGGGAAGAATCAGTTCCTTctagtttcaaaaaaaaaaaaaacaaacaaaaaaacaaaccacaaaaacttTGATTACTTTTCTTCCAGTGAAAATGGCAAATCTGCTTGTTTCAAGTGTTTATAATCACTTTTTAGTCaacttcttttcaaatttttatgACTTAACATAGTACTGACAAAATTGAGATGCACAGTCCTCCAAGGAATACATTTGAATGTGTTCTTTCTGGGGGGAGGTGTGGATAATTTAATTATCACCGAATTAAGAACAATCCACGGGATGAATTTATGCAATCCAGTTTCCCATGGACTTCTGTCTGTTGTCCCCCCTACCCATCATGTTCTGTGTCCAGCCTGTGGCTCAAAGCCAGGATGCTGGCTCTCTGCCTGAACATCTGCtgccagggaaaacacacagcagcTGCGCTCGCCACCTTCTCTCTAGTAGTTCTGCAGGAACACGACTGAGCCTCCTTGCAAAAGGCACATAAGCTTAGTGTCCTGGAGATGCCTGTTCCTCTTTCAGATTTGACTGAGCCTAACCAACTGGCtcagagaaaatacagattaaaaaatgaaattaaaaaaaaagcacacacctttttttctttttaaaatgcacatttgCATACTATTAAGGTGTCACAAGACCTTTATTATGACAGATCctcttaaaaatattgttttgtaGACATTAAGTCCAGAAGTAACTGATGCTTACTTTAATTTTAGCATTAAGTGCTTTGTAATTTTACTCATATAATTTCCAAAATAACAGAATTGTGCTGGCACGCTATCTAAATGAACACTGCAAGGGTCAAAACACTGTATATGAACTAGAGCATATTTCTGCCTAcctacctttttcttcttttttggacCCTAGAAGATcagggggcaaaaaaaaaaaagggggggtggtGGTAAGTGAGCATCAGAGAACAGGGTACCAAGTATAAAGGAATAATTAGAAGATACAACTATTCTGTAAAATTTGACGAGATTAACTATTGAAAAATTATAATGGCAATAATTTCAATATTGCAGAAAATTAGCCACTAACACAGGACTCCGGACCATCATAATTTATCAGGCTAGATTACACTTACAGTTATAGAAGTATATCTACTTATTCCCgctgttaaaaaaatttacataCATCAAATATGTAATTTAGTCCAAGACATAATTTAGTCAAAAAATGTTTTGCGTGTTTTCTGAACTCATCAACTGATACTGTTTGCTATTGCTAATAACACTAAATTACATCGTGTGATGGATGACCTAGAAGAACACAGAATCACCGAGTCTTTTTTCATTCACGGGGGAACTGCACGTGAAGTGAAGCAATGTAATTAGGGGACTTCTCCAAACGACTACAGGTAATAAGAACGGATTCTGGAAAGCCAAACACCTGCGAACCCCTCGTCTGACTGACCAAACCACCACCTTTTCTGTGCAACGTCTGAATACTGCCACGGGAATTTACATAACTTCGGCGTGATTAACCACCCACGTGAGAAGATTCCctgtggggtggagggaggggaagggggagaagacGGGCTGTGCACAGGCACGCACAGCGGTTCCCACGACAAAGTTCTCGTTCCCTCCCGGCGGGGTTTCACGCCGAGCGGCCATGGCTACAAACCACAGCACAGCAAGTTAGGCGGGGGGCTGCACAAAAGCCGACGTGCCCTTCgggagatttttttcagtcttaaatcctttttttccccccataccGGTACCTCAGCAGCCGACGTGGACTGCTCCGGTCCAAGCCCTACCCTCCTCACCACCCCACCGGCGTCTCAAGGCGCCCGTTACCGCTGCTCTCGCCGTCGCCTgcagcaccccacagccctgcggCCCCCCCGGCGCCAGCAAACCACCCGCCGCCCGGGCCGCTGCCTCAGCTGAAGGCGCGGGGGCAGCCCCGCCGCGGACCCCAGCGCACCGCGCCCTCGCGGCCGGTGCCGGCAGACCGCTCAcccgggcccggcggcggcgacggcagcggcagccgccgccgccgccccggcccgaACCGCCGTAACGGGGAGACaccgcggccccgccgccggcccgtCTCTCACCATGGCGCCTCCGCCGCCGTTGCCCAGGCGACCTCGCACGCGCTCCCCGCCGCCGATGGCGCACTTCCTGCCGCCCGTGCCTCCCGTTACGGCGCTGCCGTAAAGCGGCGCCGGCGAGCTTTACGGCGCGGAGCTGGTGAGACCCTgacctccttctccttctccctctccctctcccccagccccgcgggcccggccggggcgggaggggaggcgaggcgaggcggggggggtgCGGGTTCGTGTGAGACCGGGCGCCGGAGGCACAGGGCAGGGCGACAGGCACCGgctcccccccccaggccaaggAGGGGGAGGCGGCAGGCCGAGGGGACGGGcccgggccccggccccgccgccccccgcggctggactccatcccagctgcttTCATTTACAAAATCGGTTTACTTCCTTGCTCacgcttttttaaaatttatttatttttacgtTACGTTTTGCCAGTATGCACTGGTCTCAACTCGTAGTGCAGttgaaggatttttaaaaagccgAATTTATGAACGCAAAAGTTGCAGGAATTCCTAGGTTTTTATACAGATACATACACACCtgtatatatagatatagatgTTTCTTTAGCAGACTACAGATCAAGCAGCTGCCCGGCTAGCAGCCAGGCAGAGAAGGGCAAGCAGCTGACCCAGAGCACAAGGATAAACGAGCGTAACAGTAGTTGAAGGTTTGGGgaagtttcttgttttccatttgcGATGACaggtggaagggaagagaaagagaggcggagagcagaagagacagagtagaagcagaaaataacagAGTTAGAGCAAACCAGGCTCAGTGAGGGAAAGGAGTCTGGTTAGAAACTGTGCAGTTGCTGTGGCGGATGAGGCTGGGGTTGACTCACTCCCATGGAACGCTAATGTCAAACTGATTATtcttcaggttaaaaaaaaaaaaaaaaatcagacgGGAATAAAGAGTTCACTGAAATGTGAGAATGGCCAATTCTTTAAGAGGTGAAGTGTTGAATCTATACAAAAATGTAAGTGTCTTAAATGCCACGAGCACTTTCCTTAACCAGACAAAACCCTTTCACTGTGCACcaaatttataaaaaattttttttttcttcaagctgCTGTACCTTGGAAGGGAGTATCCCAAAGGAGCAGACTACTTTAGAAGCCgtttgaaagcagcttttctaaaaaataaagatgtgaaAGATCCCGAAAAAATTAAGCAACTAATTGCACGAGGAGAATTTGTTATAAAAGAGTTGGAGGCTTTGTACTTTCTCAGGAAATACAGAGCTCTGAAACAGCGCTACTACAGTGACGACAATCAGTAACTGGTGCTAATGACTTTGCATGTAATGATACAAAtccataaaaacaaacaataaaagaGCTGTAACCTCAAAAGACACGAAACGTAAATCCTTCCAACCCATCTAAAGTTGCTTCCCTTTAAGTAGTTGCTTGAAGGATTTGGGTTTTGTAGTGTGGGGGCAATGTTTTTCTCAACTACTTTTGACCTCCTTGAACTAGAAAGTTCATGTACGAAACATGAAGGAAGTAGTGGTAACATAATTCTGTTCTGTTTCCTGTTGATACGCACATTGAACAGATAGCTCTTCTTGCCCAATAGCTGTGTGTTTGAATGCCGATTCAAGGTACTGCACTTCTCTTGTTACTTAGAAGATTAATCTGATTTTGAAAGTCTTCCACATTTAATGATTCATTTCCACGGTAGACGAGCACCTTCTCAAAAGTAAATTCTTAAAGATTTTAACTACATCTGCTTAACATGCAAGAGTCACGCTGGCAGAGGTGCTGCATTACTCTGTTAGAAAGAAGACTATGGGGTCAGGAAAGGGGGGAATTTGAACAACAGTGGTTTAAGCACTTAGACCCTGAAGACAGTTCCTGCTACTGCTGGTTTCTGATGTTGTGGAACTGCTGTAGCAGGAATATAGAACTTGTTGCTTTCCCCTGCAAGAGAAGTTTGACCGTGGATGCTTGCTCCATGGCTGACTCTTAATTCTGTAGAACTGCGCTCAACTAGCACAAACTTGTGCCAGAACTGATACTCTGTACCTACTAGGGTTGGTTGGTGTTTCtgcccgcctcccccccccaaactaaATGACACTGGAGATAGAACAGTGATCAGGACACACATGCAATTCAGGGGATACTCCATTACAGAGATGAGGCACTGAAATTcttggagaggaaaaggaaactgGGACAGAAACTCACAATAactattttttattacattacaATAAATAGGAGCAGTACAGTTTgacaaaaaaatgacaaattccAGGTCACCTCACAGCACATACTcctaaaaacattaaaaattttaaaacaaacagtggtcttttttttttttctttttttaacttaatgTCTGGTATGACCAACATTCCTAGGTCACGCAACCAAATGATGGAAAAACTGGATCACACTGCATATGTTCCACATCAAATAAAGCACAATGTACAAAATGTGCATGTTTCAGTTTACACTATacaaaaatagttaaaatacATTCCAGGTAAACATATTACATTAAGTCGTCATTCTAGTAAGAAGTTGGCactcaagaggaaaaagcagaagtatTTTCAACGTGAAAACACAAGACAGTGGAATAAAGAAATGTTAGGAAAGATTTGCCATCTATGTAGCTTTATGTAAACTTGAGACACAATGATTTGTTTACAGTTTGATGGTCTTTGAAGGTAATAATTGTATTGCTTCATAGTATAGACAAGAGCAGAAGATTGCATGTCAGTATTTACCCATTACGGAGATCCTGTTACTGTTACAAAATCTATACagttaaacttatttttaagttaACAAAAATTTTAGGGCAATGAGACTGgtcaaaataattaaatttcagttttgagAAAACCAATGATAAAGTTGTTTACCAGAGTTACATAAAGCTACTATAAGAAGGCGTTACTCCCTGACACATGGCAATTTAACATATTGACGTGGTAAGTGATTCACATGTTCATTTAGTAGTTACTATCAGAACAGATAGCATCCAGGTATGTTCTTTGAAAGCATTCCAAATAGGGAAAGACAGAATAATTATGAGATCAACTTGTGCAAGCTGCATCCAACATGCTTCACCAAATCTCAACAAATATTAAGACAAAACTGCACAACAGTGGCAAGgatgtgtattttttcttttttcttcctttttttttttccaaaaaagtaAATAAGGGTTAATCTAAATGGATTTTGTACTAATTTAGATCGGTAGCTACAGATcacatttactgaaaaaaaaaaaaaagaaacccaactatttttatatatagctTTGTATTAGAGCTACATAAATCCACATTTGATGATTAAGACG encodes:
- the ETFRF1 gene encoding electron transfer flavoprotein regulatory factor 1, whose product is MANSLRGEVLNLYKNLLYLGREYPKGADYFRSRLKAAFLKNKDVKDPEKIKQLIARGEFVIKELEALYFLRKYRALKQRYYSDDNQ